A stretch of Electrophorus electricus isolate fEleEle1 chromosome 3, fEleEle1.pri, whole genome shotgun sequence DNA encodes these proteins:
- the wnt2ba gene encoding wingless-type MMTV integration site family, member 2Ba: protein MHFHNSRNGSASYTTPNATIQRIYFPVVLLLLMFTPSVDSSWWYIGALGARVICDNIPGLVNKQRQLCQRHPDLMQAIGQGAKDWIRECQHQFRHHRWNCSTPERDHTVFGRVILRSSREAAFVYAISSAGVVYAITKACSQGELKICGCDSQKRGKTSDDMGDFDWGGCSDNINYGIKFAKAFVDARERMVKDARALMNLHNNRCGRMAVKRFMKLECKCHGVSGSCSLRTCWLAMSDFHRTGDYLRKKYNTAVEVTMNQDGTGFMAADRNFKGTTKNDLVYVENSPDYCLLDRTAGSLGTAGRVCNKSSKGMDGCEVMCCGRGYDTMRLKRVTKCECKFKWCCAVECRDCEDIVDVHTCKPHKRPDWLDLT from the exons ATGCACTTTCACAATTCGCGTAACGGATCTGCGTCGTACACTACACCAAATGCAACAATACAAAGGATATACTTTCCAGTTGTCCTACTACTTCTGATGTTCACACCGAGCGTGGATTCGTCCTGGTG GTACATTGGTGCACTGGGAGCACGGGTCATATGTGACAACATTCCGGGCCTGGTCAACAAGCAGCGTCAGCTGTGCCAGAGGCACCCAGACCTGATGCAGGCCATTGGCCAGGGAGCCAAGGATTGGATTCGAGAGTGCCAGCACCAGTTCCGGCACCACCGGTGGAACTGCAGCACGCCAGAGCGAGACCACACTGTGTTTGGCCGCGTCATCCTCCGCA GCAGCCGAGAGGCAGCGTTTGTGTATGCTATCTCCTCAGCGGGAGTGGTCTATGCGATCACTAAGGCCTGCAGCCAGGGGGAGCTCAAGATTTGCGGCTGTGACTCCCAAAAGCGAGGAAAGACCAGCGATGACATGGGAGACTTCGACTGGGGTGGCTGCAGTGACAACATCAACTACGGCATCAAGTTTGCCAAGGCTTTTGTGGACGCCAGAGAGAGGATGGTAAAAGATGCCCGGGCACTGATGAACCTGCACAACAACCGCTGTGGCAGAATG GCAGTGAAGCGCTTCATGAAACTGGAATGCAAGTGCCATGGCGTCAGCGGCTCTTGCTCCCTGCGGACGTGCTGGCTGGCTATGTCGGATTTTCATCGCACAGGAGACTACTTGAGGAAGAAGTACAACACAGCAGTAGAGGTCACAATGAACCAGGATGGCACAGGATTTATGGCTGCTGACAGGAACTTCAAAGGAACGACCAAAAATGACCTGGTGTATGTGGAAAACTCTCCAGATTATTGCCTTCTGGATCGAACAGCAG GTTCTCTGGGGACTGCAGGGAGGGTGTGCAACAAATCTTCCAAGGGCATGGACGGCTGTGAAGTCATGTGCTGTGGCCGCGGCTATGACACTATGCGCCTCAAACGTGTCACCAAATGTGAGTGCAAATTCAAGTGGTGCTGTGCAGTGGAGTGCAGGGACTGTGAAGACATTGTGGATGTTCACACCTGCAAGCCACATAAGCGACCTGATTGGTTGGATCTCACTTGA